Proteins encoded by one window of Vidua chalybeata isolate OUT-0048 chromosome 8, bVidCha1 merged haplotype, whole genome shotgun sequence:
- the EDRF1 gene encoding erythroid differentiation-related factor 1 isoform X2 has protein sequence MCWGKGSVLFLGGNEVKSCAVVKYSSAPPQAAFARLQEKTDLKLPPANWLRESAKLGPAGTTILGNSKKSKPFSSFGMAYDFIDSVGNDVDVVSDSENIKKLLKIPYSKSHVSMAVHRIGRTLLLDELDIQELFMRSSQTGDWTWLKEFYQRLIDQKWQRKKKSKEHWYQKAILSKFLYYSINGDGAAQPVPSTSKQHQEGPVAGEGDEAGRASWPAPFEMPSSLSEDPGASNQGNVPLEPSYLVGHVASAPREQNLTPLFNDGENSQGLKNDFVRNILWTFEDIHMLVGSNMPIFGGGRYPAVSLRLRDNNKPINVLTGIDYWLDNLICNVPELVMCFHVNGIVQKYEMIKTEDIPNLENSNFSTKVIKDIAQNILSFLKSNCTKEGHTYWLFKASGSDIVKLYDLTTLCEETEDKYQNPFTMPVAILLYKVACNMMLKKNQNKKHYGTIRTLLLNCLKLLDNGRHPQIIASANYMLSELFQLDEPKKEDSADFPINGNSDESYSEEEEEMPDSDENGSYSNSSDPPDDNKAVAIIKSVGELSVPEKYKSVHRIRPSCAFPVCHGTEERCRLVLNHVLEGLKSVDSSVKKEGDLPAADPSTPIPLKYEDESTSGGPESLEKQMALFLDKMGSFQKGKHSSQSGMIPGSWQYKMKLQLILKSSRAYYVLSDAAMVLQKYGRALRYIKLALQCHDTYCCLCGSMLPEVLVFLCQCLTLCGDIQLMLAQNANNRAAYLEEYNYQTKEDQEILHSLHRESRCQVFAWATDLSTDLEYQLSVSCKCYEAAYEILLFSNLKSQNPEQHIQVLKRMGNIRNEIGVFYMNQAAAVQTERVVSKNVSTTEQQLWKKSFSCFEEGIQNFESIDDATNAALLLCNTGRLMRICAQAHCAAEGDFKREFSPEEALYYNKAIDYYLKALRSLGKRDVHPAVWDSVNWELSTTYFTMATLQQDYAPLSRKAQEQIEKEVSEAMMKSLKYCDVDTVSERQPLCQYRAATIHHRLASMYHSCLRNQVGDEHLRKQHRVLADLHYSKAVRLFQLLKDAPCEFLRVQLERVAFAEFQMASQNSSAGKLKTLSGALDIMTKTKGAFQLIRTELVAENEQISKDKSPAESVSVNDSSAGLNKEEVLKLLGIFESRMSFLLLQSIKLLTSSKKKIGGSNEEEAALRTNKQVYSLLLRATANKGLSLLERTELLLSLLEQLAPGSEGSPGTQ, from the exons ctttggGATGGCCTATGACTTCATTGACTCAGTTGGAAATGATGTGGATGTCGTATCTGATTCAGAG AACATTAAAAAACTCCTGAAGATCCCTTACAGCAAGTCCCATGTGAGCATGGCAGTGCACAGAATTGGGAGGACACTCCTGCTGGATGAGCTGGATATCCAGGAACTCTTCATGAGATCGTCTCAG ACAGGGGACTGGACATGGCTGAAAGAGTTTTATCAAAGGCTGATTGATCagaaatggcaaagaaaaaagaagagtaaaGAACATTGGTACCAGAAGGCAATACTTTCTAAGTTTTTGTATTACAG CATTAATGGAGATGGAGCTGCCCAGCCTGTTCCTTCCACTTCCAAGCAGCACCAGGAGGGTCCTGTTGCAGGTGAGGGTGATGAAGCAGGAAGGGCCTCCTGGCCAGCTCCTTTTGAAATGCCTTCCTCGCTATCTGAAGATCCAGGTGCCTCTAACCAG GGAAATGTGCCTCTTGAACCCTCATATCTAGTGGGGCACGTGGCCTCAGCCCCCAGAGAACAAAACCTGACTCCTTTGTTCAATGACGGGGAGAACAGTCAG GGACTTAAAAATGACTTTGTTCGTAACATCCTGTGGACCTTTGAAGATATCCACATGTTGGTGGGATCAAATATGCCAATATTTGGAGGTGGGAGGTACCCTGCTGTGAGCCTGCGTCTCAG ggaTAACAACAAGCCAATAAATGTGCTAACAGGGATTGACTATTGGTTGGACAACTTAATATGCAACGTACCAGAGCTTGTGATGTGCTTTCATGTCAATGGAATTGTTCAG AAATATGAAATGATCAAGACTGAAGACATTCCCAATTTGGAAAACTCCAATTTTTCTACCAAAGTGATAAAAGATATTGCTCAAAATATCTTATCTTTTCTGAAATCAAATTGCACCAAAGAAGGACACACCTATTGGCTGTTTAAAG caaGTGGGAGTGACATAGTAAAGCTCTATGATCTCACCACGCTTTGTGAAGAGACGGAAGACAAATACCAAAACCCTTTTACCATGCCAGTGGCAATTCTGCTGTACAA AGTTGCTTGCAATATGATGTTGAAGAAAAACCAGAACAAGAAACACTATGGCACAATCAGAACGTTGCTCCTGAATTGTCTGAAGTTGTTGGACAATGGCAGACATCCTCAA ATAATTGCTTCAGCAAACTACATGTTATCAGAGCTTTTTCAGCTGGATGAACCTAAAAAAGAAGACAGTGCAGACTTCCCTATAAATGGAAATTCTGATGAAAGTTacagtgaggaagaggaagagatgCCAGACAGTGATGAAAATGGTTCTTACAGCAACAGTTCTGATCCCCCAGATGACAATAAAGCAGTGGCAATAATCAAATCTGTTGGGGAGTTGTCAGTACCAGAAAAGTACAAGTCTGTGCATCGAATACGT CCCAGCTGTGCATTCCCTGTCTGCCACGGCACTGAGGAGCGCTGCAGGCTGGTGCTCAACCACGTCCTGGAG GGTTTGAAGTCTGTTGACAGCAGTGTTAAAAAAGAAGGTGACCTTCCTGCAGCTGACCCCAGCACTCCAATCCCCTTGAAATATGAGGATGAATCCACCAGTGGTGGTCCTGAgtctctggaaaaacagatggCCTTATTTCTAGACAAAA TGGGCTCCTTCCAGAAGGGGAAGCATTCCAGTCAGTCAGGAATGATTCCTGGATCGTGGCAGTATAAAATGAAACTCCAGCTCATCCTGAAATCATCAAGAGCTTATTATGTCCTGTCTGATGCTGCTATGGTCCTGCAGAAATACGGGCGAGCACTGCGCTACATCAAGCTGGCCTTGCAGTGCCATG aTACCTACTGCTGTCTGTGTGGCAGCATGCTGCCCGAGGTGCTGGTGTTCCTGTGCCAGTGCTTAACCCTTTGTGGAGATATCCAGTTAATGCTGGCTCAGAATGCAAACAACAGAGCAGCTTACCTTGAAGAATATAATTACCAGACTAAAGAAGATCAGGAGATACTACACAGCCTTCACAGAGAATCCAGGTGCCAAG tgtttgcCTGGGCTACAGATTTATCCACAGACTTGGAATACCAGCTTTCTGTCAGCTGTAAATGCTATGAAGCAGCTTATGAAATCCTACTCTTCAGTAACttaaaaagccaaaacccagagcagcacaTCCAGGTGCTCAAGAGGATGGGCAATATCAGGAATGAGATTGGAGTGTTCTACATGAaccaggcagctgcagtgcagaCTGAGAGAGTGG TGAGTAAAAACGTCTCGacaacagagcagcagctctggaagaaaAGTTTCTCCTGCTTTGAAGAAGGAATTCAGAATTTTGAGTCCATTGATGATGCCACCAATGCTGCCCTTCTGCTGTGCAACACGGGGAGGCTGATGAGGATCTGTGCCCAGGCCCACTGTGCAGCTGAAGGGGACTTCAAAAGGGAGTTTTCCCCAGAAGAGGCCCTTTATTACAATAAG GCTATTGACTACTACCTGAAGGCACTGAGGTCTCTGGGGAAGAGGGATGTGCATCCAGCTGTGTGGGATTCTGTGAACTGGGAGCTGTCTACAACGTATTTCACCATGGCAACTCTGCAGCAGGATTATGCTCCCTTATCCAGAAAGGCTCAGGAGCAG ATAGAGAAGGAAGTCAGTGAAGCCATGATGAAGTCCTTGAAGTACTGTGATGTGGATACAGTGTCTGAACGACAGCCCCTGTGCCAGTACCGAGCTGCCACCATCCACCACAGGCTGGCTTCAATGTACCACAGCTGCCTCAGGAACCAG GTTGGTGATGAACACCTGAGGAAGCAGCACCGTGTCCTTGCTGATCTGCACTACAGCAAAGCAGTGCGGCTCTTCCAGCTCCTGAAGGATGCCCCCTGTGAGTTCCTGCgtgtgcagctggagagagTGGCCTTTGCAGAGTTCCAGATGGCCA gtcagaacagcagtgctgggaaattAAAGACTCTGTCTGGGGCCCTTGATATAATGACCAAAACCAAGGGTGCATTTCAGCTCATCAGGACGGAGCTTGTGGCAGAAAATGAACAG ATCAGCAAGGATAAAAGTCCTGCTGAGAGCGTGTCAGTGAAcgattcctctgcaggccttAACAAAGAGGAAGTCTTGAAACTGCTCGGGATTTTTGAGTCCAGgatgtctttccttctcctccaaTCCATTAAATTGTTAActtcaagcaaaaaaaagatTGG GGGCAGCAATGAGGAAGAAGCAGCTCTGAGAACAAACAAGCAGGTTTATTCCCTGCTGCTTCGTGCCACTGCCAACAAGGGGCTGTCGCTGCTGGAGCGCACCGAGCTCCTGCTGagcctgctggagcagctggccCCGGGCAGtgagggcagccctggcacgCAGTga